ACAACTGGAAGAGGCGGATAACGCTTCCGGTAAATTGGTCGAGCGGGATGTCATCCGCGTTATCACGCCCGGCACGCTGGTCGAAGACAGCCTCCTTGAAACACAGGATAATAATTTCCTGGCAGCACTTAATATAACGAAAAATAAAACAGGGTTGTCATGGGTGGATGTTTCTACCGGTGTCTTTAAAGTAGCTGAAGGCACACTTCAAGAAATACTTACTGAGCTTAACCGGCTAAACCCTTCCGAATACCTGGTGCCGGAAAATTCGGTGAGTGAGTTCCCGAAAATAATCGACCGCTCGAAAACCAGTCTTTCGGGTTCGCTTACCTCTTTTCCGGGATGGGCATTCGACCATGACAGCGCGTATAAGTCACTGACCAATCATTTCGGCACCGCCGGTTTGGGCGGTTTCGGGTGCGAGGATTACACCGCCGGAATCGGCGCGGCAGGAGCCATTATCGAATACCTGCATCGCACCCAGGCAGAACCGTCTTCCGTGGAAAGCTCGCTGGCTACCTCCGGATTAAAACATATTACGCGCCTTGAACCTTTTATCAGGACAAATCACCTGATGATTGACCGCTCTACGCAATCTTCCCTGGAGCTGGTCAGGACAATGCGGGGTGAAGAAAATAATTCGCTCCTAGCAATCATGAATAAAACTACCACCGGCATGGGCGCGAGGCTTCTTAAGGAATGGATTTTACGCCCATTGAGGAATATCGAACCGATAAACCAGCGCCTCTCCGTAGTAGAATGGTTCCTTTTATCACCTCAAAAGAGGCGGATAATCCAGAAGGAACTGAAAAACATCAATGACATTGAAAGAATCGTCGGCAGGCTCGGCACAGGCAAGGCGAACCCACGTGATATGGTGGGATTAAAAACCACGCTATTATCACTGCCTGCAGTAAAAAAGCAGTTGGCTGCCGAAACCGAAAACCCCCCGCTATTAAGAAACATCATTGAAGGACTCGACCCGTTGCCGGAGTTAACTGATTTCATCAATAAAGCCATCGTTGACGATCCACCGCTTGCCATAACCGAAGGCAGGATAATAAAAACCGGATTTGACGCGGAGCTTGATAAAATCCGTTCCACCTCGCGCGAAGGCAAACAGTGGATTGCGCGTTTCCAGTCTGATGAAATAAAAAGGACCGGTATTTCATCTCTAAAGGTTGGATTCAATAACATCTTCGGCTATTATATCGAGATAACCAATCCGCATAAGGACAAAATCCCGGCAGATTACATCAGGAAGCAGACCCTGAAAAACGCCGAGCGCTACATCACTCCGCAGCTCAAGGATTATGAAACGCAGGTTCTGCACGCGGACGAACGGGCTAATAAGATGGAATACGAACTCTTTAAAGCAATACGGGATAAGGTCAGCAAATATATCACTGCTCTCCAAAAGGTTGCCTCTGCCATTGCCGAACTGGATGTTTTATTATCTTTCGCCCAGATTGCACAGGAAAATAATTATTGTAAGCCGACTCTGACAGATGAAACAGGCATAAAAATAATCGAAGGGCGTCATCCGGTAATCGAAAAAGTGGCGCAGGTTAAATTTATCCCGAATGACACGCTCCTGGATAACGAGAAAAACCGGATACTTCTCATAACCGGGCCGAACATGGCGGGAAAATCGACCTATATCAGGCAGGTCGCGTTAATCGCCTTAATGGCACAAATGGGCAGTTTCGTGCCGGCGCGCGAGGCGGAAATAGGAATCGTCGATCGAATATTCACCCGGGTAGGAGCTTCGGATGAATTGGCAAAAGGAGCCAGCACCTTTATGGTGGAAATGAACGAGACTTCCCACATCCTGAATAACGCCACAAAGCAAAGCCTGATTATCCTTGATGAGGTCGGACGTGGAACGAGCACCTTTGACGGAGTAAGCATTGCCTGGGCGATTACCGAATATATCCACGACCATTTAGGCAGCCGCACGCTCTTTGCCACGCATTACCACGAGCTAACCGAACTCGCCCTGCTTCTACCGGCGGTTAAGAACTATCACGTCGAGGTAAAGGAATGGAAAACCAAGAACGGAGAGGAAATCGTCTTCTTACATAAAATAGCCGCAGGCGGGACGGATAAAAGCTACGGGATTCAAGTCGCGCGGCTGGCGGGCCTGCCAAAATCCGTAGTCGAACGCGCCCGTTTGATACTGACCAATCTTGAGGCACAGACATTAAACGAAAAAGACCAGCCAAGATTTGCGCCGATCGATGCTAAGAAAATTACCCCGACCGACCCGTTCCAGCTTGCTTTATTCCAATCAAAGCCATCACCGGTCATAAAGATGATTAAAGAACTTGACCTGGATAACCTCACGCCCCTGGAAGCGCTTGCAAAACTCCAGGAACTAAAAGATAAACTGAAGGATTAATAGCAGGAATAAACCTTACTCCAAACAAATAAGACTGTTAAATCATGCCTGTTACAGTAATGATGCCAAGAACACCTTGACATCATTGGTATCCTTAAGATAAAAATGGGCTGAAGTGTTGTGAAGTTTGCTCCCGACATAGATGCCTACGCCGCGCCTCTTTAAAAGATTGAAAGCGTCTTCATCGGTTTTATCATCACCGATATAAACAAGCAGTTTGCCCCCGGCTTTTACACTATTTGCAATAAACCTGAATGCTTCGCCTTTGTTAATAGCGTTTATCGAAGGCCTTATCTCCACCACTTTTTTGCCGTAAGTCAATCTTACGGATGGGTCTATTTTCCGCCGGACATTCCGGGTTATTTCCAGTATTTCAGGAATGAACTTTTCATTAACCGCCCGATAATGAACCGAAGAAGTGATGCCCTTTTGTTCTATTATTATTTTGGGAATCTTAAGAAGTTCTTTAGCCAATACACGCCCTATCTTTACCATATTTTCATACGCCAGGTGACCGTACCGAATTATAATTCCGCGAGCAGGCGCATACACTTCAAAACCGTGGTTACCGCTGTAAAAAATATTTCTTAAACCGACACGATGTATAACATCGCTTAATGCCCTGCCGGAAATGACGGCAAGAGTTATCCGGCGGTTACGACTAATCATTTTCAACAATTCTTTAACGTCTTTACCAAGATGTGCTTTCCCCGGATCTTTGATAATAGGAGTCAAAGTGCCGTCAAAATCCAGTCCAAGAACGATGTGGCGCGCATCGCGCATTAGTTTGCCAAGCCGTTTGGATTTTAAGGCGTATTGCGACATAGGTGGCATGGATTATAGTACATTATAAAATACTGTCAATTATTTACCAAAAATTTGACTTGACTATACTGGTTTTATATGATATGGAGATTAATGTATGACGCTTATATGAAAAACACGTTAAAGCTATTATTATTTATTACGCTTCTCCCTGCGAGCATGCTCTTGAATGCAGATGATGAGGTATCGAACGGTGACATTGATACGTGCCTAAAAGCTCCTTTAAGGATGAGCAACAATAATTTGCTGCATTCGCTCATCTTAATTCCACCCTTGGAAAGTGCGGAAAGGATAAACGAAGGGACAAAAGTTTTCCAAACAGGCGTGGAATACACCAGATTTGCCTTCAAAAACGATAAGGACAGCTGGCTTATGGATTATAACGCATCATTGAAAAACGGTTTTATTGATTACCGTGTCGGTCTTTCGAAATCGATGGAACTCAGGCTCGATTTGACCGGCGGAATACTGGCGGAAGGAAAGAGAGAACTTCTGCTTTTGGACGGCAATGCCGGATACTTAAGCGGAGACAGGGGCTTGGGTTTAAGCAACCTTGTCCTGGGAATAAAGCACAAGCTCTGGGAATCATTGGGCGCCGATGAGGAAATCCCTTATACAAGCGCATTATCCATCCAATTCAAGAAACCGTTCGGAAATGAAGAAGACCTGCTTTCTTCAGGCGGCAATGACGTTTCAATTGCTTACTTGGAAACAGATAAGATTGATGAAGCTACTTTTGCCCATTTCCAGTTGGGTTGCACTTTCACCGGAAAGGCAACGGCGTTTTCGCAGGATTTGGATATCGCCAATCCGCTTTTTTACTCTGCAGGAATAAGCTGGCTCGTCTCGGAAAATACTGCGCTTAGCGGACAGCTCCAGGGCCATGGCAACGCCTTCCGGGAAATAAAAACGCTCACACGGAACCCGATTACTGTGCAATGCGGATTCAGATACAAACTCCCGCAAGGACAAGATGAAAGACAGTATATAATAGATACCGGATTCGGCTGGGGTTTAAACGGCGACTCGTCTGATTTCATGATGATGTTCAGCCTGGGAAAAGTCTATTAATAATTATATGGGCAATAAAATGCCACTTTCCATTATTATATTGTTGATTATGTTATCAGCGCAACCACTCTTTGCGCAGACTTTCGGGGATAATATCCGCGTTGACGATACGGGAAATAATGTTATTACACAATCAAGCCCGTCAATAGCCATAGACGAGAACGGAAATATTTATGCCTCATGGACTGATGAAAGAAACGGGCATCCGGACATATATTTCTCCAAAAGCACGGATAGTGGCGCGACCTTCGGCGCGAATATCAAGGTAAATGACAATAACGCGTCAGCCTCCAAGCCGTCAATGGCGCTTGACAGCAATGGGAATATCCTCATCGCCTGGCAGGACGAAAGGAACGGCAACCCGGATATATATTTTGCGCAAAGCGCTAATGGCGGAATAACCTTTACGGCGAATACAAGGGTGGATGATACAGGCGTTTCCACCGCAACACAATCAACTCCGGTTATCGGAATCCACCAGGGCAGTAACAGCATCTATGCCGCCTGGATTGATGAGCGCGAGGGCGCCAAGCACATATATTTTACCAAAAGCACTAATGGCGGGACGAGCTTTTCGGCAAACATTAAAATAGACGATGCCGGTTCAATCACTCCGGATAACGTCAGCCTGGCGGTTGACGACAACGACAACATCTATATTTCCTGGAAAGACGAAAGAAACGGAAGCCCTGATATTTACTTTGATACGAGCAACAACGGCGGCGCAAGTTTCGGGGTTGATAAAAAGGTGAATAGTGTCAGTTCA
This is a stretch of genomic DNA from Planctomycetota bacterium. It encodes these proteins:
- the mutS gene encoding DNA mismatch repair protein MutS, translated to MSSIPLMEQYQKVKKRYPEEIVFFRLGDFYEMFYDDAKTASKILEITLTSRYKGDKSVPMAGIPYHSATPYIRKLLKAGYKIAVCEQLEEADNASGKLVERDVIRVITPGTLVEDSLLETQDNNFLAALNITKNKTGLSWVDVSTGVFKVAEGTLQEILTELNRLNPSEYLVPENSVSEFPKIIDRSKTSLSGSLTSFPGWAFDHDSAYKSLTNHFGTAGLGGFGCEDYTAGIGAAGAIIEYLHRTQAEPSSVESSLATSGLKHITRLEPFIRTNHLMIDRSTQSSLELVRTMRGEENNSLLAIMNKTTTGMGARLLKEWILRPLRNIEPINQRLSVVEWFLLSPQKRRIIQKELKNINDIERIVGRLGTGKANPRDMVGLKTTLLSLPAVKKQLAAETENPPLLRNIIEGLDPLPELTDFINKAIVDDPPLAITEGRIIKTGFDAELDKIRSTSREGKQWIARFQSDEIKRTGISSLKVGFNNIFGYYIEITNPHKDKIPADYIRKQTLKNAERYITPQLKDYETQVLHADERANKMEYELFKAIRDKVSKYITALQKVASAIAELDVLLSFAQIAQENNYCKPTLTDETGIKIIEGRHPVIEKVAQVKFIPNDTLLDNEKNRILLITGPNMAGKSTYIRQVALIALMAQMGSFVPAREAEIGIVDRIFTRVGASDELAKGASTFMVEMNETSHILNNATKQSLIILDEVGRGTSTFDGVSIAWAITEYIHDHLGSRTLFATHYHELTELALLLPAVKNYHVEVKEWKTKNGEEIVFLHKIAAGGTDKSYGIQVARLAGLPKSVVERARLILTNLEAQTLNEKDQPRFAPIDAKKITPTDPFQLALFQSKPSPVIKMIKELDLDNLTPLEALAKLQELKDKLKD
- the otsB gene encoding trehalose-phosphatase, whose protein sequence is MPPMSQYALKSKRLGKLMRDARHIVLGLDFDGTLTPIIKDPGKAHLGKDVKELLKMISRNRRITLAVISGRALSDVIHRVGLRNIFYSGNHGFEVYAPARGIIIRYGHLAYENMVKIGRVLAKELLKIPKIIIEQKGITSSVHYRAVNEKFIPEILEITRNVRRKIDPSVRLTYGKKVVEIRPSINAINKGEAFRFIANSVKAGGKLLVYIGDDKTDEDAFNLLKRRGVGIYVGSKLHNTSAHFYLKDTNDVKVFLASLL